From Burkholderia savannae, a single genomic window includes:
- a CDS encoding acyltransferase family protein, giving the protein MESKTRSDGVDLMRGIAILLVLILHFHLTYRLNVTPIDSPFLSDAIKAAARNGNYGVTMFFAASGFLITSTSIRRFGSLGAIEPATFYAYRASRILPSLALVLVAIVALGWLGLRSFVDKPDTASTFVAVLSVLTFWHNVLMAKVGYFNYAMNILWSLSVEEVFYLVFPILCLVLRRRRRIVAFLCVPIVAGPLYRSLHAQDEIVALYGYVSCFDAIAMGCCAALLPFRPLPRGWSRALRTAAAAAIAAVYLSGPIMRNVVWGVTAVAFCSAVLLYGCRDDARDDARAPRVASRVIRWFGQRSYELYLFHIVVLGILREVVTRETIGAGAKPMWLVFYVSVSALVAQCVFRFYSEPLNDALRRGAARFSPGYPQK; this is encoded by the coding sequence ACGCCGATCGATTCGCCGTTTCTGTCGGACGCGATCAAGGCCGCCGCGCGAAACGGCAATTACGGCGTCACGATGTTTTTCGCCGCGTCCGGGTTCCTGATCACGTCGACGTCGATCCGGCGCTTCGGCTCGCTCGGCGCGATCGAGCCGGCGACGTTCTACGCGTATCGCGCGTCGCGGATCTTGCCGAGCCTCGCGCTCGTCCTCGTCGCGATCGTGGCGCTCGGCTGGCTCGGCCTGCGATCGTTCGTCGACAAACCGGACACCGCGAGCACGTTTGTCGCGGTGCTGTCGGTGCTGACGTTCTGGCACAACGTGCTGATGGCGAAGGTCGGCTATTTCAATTACGCGATGAATATTCTGTGGTCGCTGTCGGTCGAGGAGGTGTTCTATCTTGTGTTTCCGATCCTCTGCCTGGTGCTGCGCCGCCGGCGCCGCATCGTCGCGTTCCTGTGCGTGCCGATCGTCGCCGGTCCTCTTTACCGAAGCCTGCATGCGCAGGACGAAATTGTCGCGCTGTACGGCTACGTGTCGTGCTTCGACGCGATCGCGATGGGATGCTGCGCGGCGCTGCTGCCGTTTCGCCCGCTTCCGCGCGGCTGGAGCCGGGCGCTTCGGACGGCCGCCGCCGCCGCGATCGCCGCCGTCTACCTGAGCGGGCCGATCATGCGCAACGTCGTCTGGGGCGTGACTGCCGTCGCATTCTGCTCGGCGGTGCTGCTATACGGCTGCAGGGACGATGCGCGCGACGACGCGCGCGCGCCGCGCGTCGCGTCCCGCGTCATTCGCTGGTTCGGACAGCGGAGCTACGAGCTGTACCTGTTCCACATCGTCGTGCTCGGGATCTTGCGCGAGGTCGTCACGCGCGAGACGATCGGCGCGGGCGCGAAGCCGATGTGGCTGGTGTTTTACGTGAGCGTGTCGGCGCTCGTCGCGCAATGCGTGTTCCGGTTCTATTCCGAGCCGTTGAACGACGCGCTGCGGCGGGGCGCCGCGCGATTTTCGCCGGGATATCCGCAGAAGTGA